In Aulosira sp. FACHB-615, the following are encoded in one genomic region:
- a CDS encoding DUF6888 family protein, whose protein sequence is MPTNSQLGCLYRICYHLTYRMLQPIHLVCIDARTQNLYVLAGQSEEIEFEVTPNGEVL, encoded by the coding sequence ATGCCTACTAATAGTCAGTTGGGGTGCCTGTATCGAATTTGCTACCATTTAACATATCGAATGTTGCAGCCGATTCATCTGGTTTGTATTGATGCTCGAACCCAGAACTTGTATGTGTTGGCAGGGCAAAGCGAAGAAATCGAATTTGAAGTTACTCCGAATGGGGAGGTGCTGTGA
- a CDS encoding DUF6887 family protein, giving the protein MSSVDYAAMSYQELRRYFLTHRDDDAAFQAYLARRRERSRPVITTINDPDFDSKIQAAIHQQMAEYQSGKSS; this is encoded by the coding sequence ATGAGTTCAGTGGATTATGCAGCGATGTCCTATCAAGAATTAAGACGTTATTTTCTGACTCATCGAGACGACGATGCTGCGTTCCAAGCTTATTTGGCAAGGCGTAGAGAACGTTCACGTCCTGTGATCACAACAATCAACGATCCAGATTTTGACAGCAAAATTCAGGCGGCTATCCATCAGCAAATGGCAGAGTATCAGAGTGGCAAGTCAAGCTAA
- a CDS encoding DUF3288 family protein, which translates to MAEQHGSKDQQHPLYNRDRPFIDILLAQEATDYNLAELARLRIRYQGFPGARDIQKDLDKVLQQWGLTEAELFAKTRQIHDVGGIYKSRGKKEEQDWN; encoded by the coding sequence ATGGCAGAACAGCACGGAAGTAAAGATCAACAACATCCACTTTACAACCGCGATCGCCCCTTTATTGATATTCTACTCGCTCAAGAGGCAACAGACTATAATTTGGCAGAATTAGCCCGGTTACGCATCCGTTATCAGGGCTTTCCCGGCGCACGGGACATCCAAAAAGACCTAGATAAAGTTTTACAACAATGGGGGTTAACTGAAGCAGAACTCTTCGCTAAAACCCGCCAAATCCACGACGTAGGGGGGATTTACAAAAGTCGCGGTAAGAAAGAAGAACAAGATTGGAACTAA
- a CDS encoding ATP-dependent Clp protease ATP-binding subunit, translating to MFEHFTSEAIKVIMLAQEEARRLGHNFVGTEQILLGLIGEGTGVAAKVLSELGVTLKEARREVEKIIGRGSGFVPPEIPFTPKVKNLFEQSFKEAHSLGHNYINTEHLLLGLTEAGEGVAAKVLQNLGVDLRLIRTTVLRRLGEDGNVAVGGSSPRRNQQALTLEEFGRNLSKLAQEGKLDPVVGREKEIERAIQILGRRTKNNPVLIGEPGVGKTAIAEGLAQRIANQDVPEQLLNKQVISLDMGLLVAGTRFRGDFEERLKKIMDEIRSVGNIVLVIDEIHTLVGAGGTEGGLDAANILKPALARGELQCIGATTLDEYRKHIERDAALERRFQPILVGEPSVEETIQILYGLRGAYEQHHKVEISDAAVLAAAQLSDRYISDRFLPDKAIDLIDEAGSRVRLRNSQISANKELKRQLTSITKAKHEAVRLQDFDKAGELRDQELELEAQIHQDQNIPQPIVDEEDIAQIVASWTGVPVNKLTESESELLLHLEDTLHQRLIGQEQAVTSVSRAIRRARVGLKSPKRPIASFIFSGPTGVGKTELAKALASYFFGAEEAMIRLDMSEFMESHTVSKLIGSPPGYVGYDEGGQLTEAVRRRPYTVLLFDEIEKAHPDVFNMLLQILDDGHLTDAKGRKVDFKNTLIILTSNIGSKVIEKGGGGLGFEFDNQAEASYHRIRNLVNEELKTYFRPEFLNRVDEIIVFTQLSKDEVKQIAEIMLREVANRLTEKGITLQVTDAFKELVVNEGYNPSYGARPLRRAIMRLLEDSLAEALLAGEIGNGDTAIVDVDDDGQVKVRKSDTRELLLANAR from the coding sequence ATGTTTGAACACTTCACTTCCGAAGCCATTAAAGTCATCATGTTAGCTCAGGAGGAAGCACGTCGTCTGGGACACAACTTCGTAGGAACTGAACAAATTCTCCTGGGTTTAATCGGAGAAGGAACGGGAGTTGCTGCCAAAGTGCTGAGTGAGTTGGGCGTTACCCTCAAAGAAGCACGACGGGAAGTTGAAAAAATTATTGGTAGAGGTTCTGGCTTTGTACCGCCAGAAATTCCTTTTACACCAAAAGTCAAAAACCTCTTCGAGCAATCGTTTAAAGAAGCTCACAGTCTAGGACATAACTACATCAACACTGAACACTTGCTGTTAGGTTTAACAGAAGCAGGTGAAGGTGTTGCAGCTAAAGTATTGCAAAATCTGGGGGTTGACCTCAGACTCATCCGCACTACTGTCTTACGTCGTTTAGGTGAAGATGGCAATGTAGCTGTAGGTGGTAGTAGTCCCCGCCGCAACCAACAAGCACTCACCCTAGAAGAGTTCGGCAGAAATCTCAGCAAACTCGCCCAAGAAGGCAAGCTAGACCCTGTAGTTGGTCGGGAAAAAGAAATTGAGCGTGCCATTCAAATTCTCGGTCGCCGCACGAAAAACAATCCTGTGTTGATTGGTGAACCAGGAGTGGGAAAAACTGCGATCGCAGAAGGTTTAGCACAACGTATTGCTAACCAAGATGTTCCTGAACAGTTGTTGAATAAACAAGTAATTAGCCTTGATATGGGCTTATTAGTGGCAGGAACTCGCTTCCGTGGTGATTTTGAAGAACGCCTGAAAAAAATCATGGACGAAATCCGCTCTGTCGGTAACATCGTCCTAGTAATTGACGAAATTCATACCCTTGTGGGTGCTGGTGGCACAGAAGGCGGCTTAGATGCAGCCAATATCCTCAAACCAGCTTTAGCACGCGGTGAACTCCAATGTATCGGTGCAACCACCCTGGATGAATACCGCAAGCACATCGAACGTGATGCCGCTTTAGAACGCCGTTTTCAACCAATTTTGGTCGGTGAACCTTCTGTGGAAGAAACCATCCAAATTCTTTACGGTTTGCGCGGTGCTTACGAACAACATCACAAAGTCGAAATTTCCGATGCGGCGGTATTAGCAGCAGCCCAGTTGTCAGATCGTTATATTAGCGATCGCTTCCTGCCCGATAAAGCCATAGACTTAATTGACGAAGCTGGTTCCCGTGTCCGGTTGCGGAACTCCCAAATTTCCGCTAACAAAGAACTCAAGCGTCAACTAACCAGTATCACCAAAGCGAAACATGAAGCCGTCAGACTTCAAGACTTCGATAAAGCAGGCGAACTGCGCGACCAAGAATTAGAACTGGAAGCGCAAATTCACCAAGACCAAAATATTCCTCAGCCCATTGTTGACGAAGAAGACATTGCTCAAATCGTCGCCTCTTGGACTGGTGTCCCAGTCAACAAACTCACCGAATCTGAGTCAGAGTTGCTGTTACACCTGGAAGACACCCTGCATCAACGCTTAATCGGTCAAGAACAAGCAGTTACCTCTGTATCTCGCGCCATCCGTCGGGCTAGAGTTGGGTTAAAGAGTCCCAAGCGTCCAATAGCCAGTTTTATCTTTTCCGGCCCCACAGGCGTTGGTAAAACAGAACTAGCCAAAGCTTTAGCTTCCTACTTCTTCGGTGCAGAAGAAGCGATGATTCGCTTAGATATGTCCGAATTCATGGAAAGCCATACCGTATCTAAGTTGATTGGTTCGCCTCCTGGTTACGTCGGCTACGATGAAGGCGGTCAACTTACCGAAGCCGTGCGGCGCAGACCCTACACAGTGCTGTTGTTCGACGAAATCGAAAAAGCGCACCCCGATGTCTTCAATATGCTGCTGCAAATCTTAGATGACGGTCATCTAACTGATGCCAAAGGTCGGAAAGTTGACTTCAAGAACACTTTGATCATCTTGACTTCTAACATCGGTTCTAAGGTGATTGAAAAAGGTGGCGGTGGTTTAGGTTTTGAATTTGATAATCAAGCCGAAGCCAGCTATCACCGCATTCGTAACTTAGTAAATGAGGAACTCAAAACTTACTTCCGTCCCGAATTCCTCAACAGAGTTGATGAAATTATTGTCTTCACTCAGTTGAGTAAGGATGAAGTCAAGCAAATTGCTGAGATTATGCTGCGTGAGGTTGCTAATCGCTTGACAGAAAAAGGTATCACCTTGCAAGTGACAGACGCATTTAAAGAATTGGTCGTCAATGAAGGTTATAACCCCAGTTATGGTGCTAGACCTTTACGCAGGGCAATTATGCGCCTGTTAGAAGATTCTTTAGCGGAAGCACTACTAGCCGGCGAAATTGGCAATGGTGACACAGCAATTGTCGATGTCGATGATGATGGACAAGTGAAAGTCCGTAAATCAGATACACGAGAATTACTTTTGGCAAACGCTCGTTAA